A single Salmo trutta chromosome 14, fSalTru1.1, whole genome shotgun sequence DNA region contains:
- the LOC115147651 gene encoding breast cancer anti-estrogen resistance protein 3 isoform X4, with protein MDSLKKELEEELKLSADDLRSHAWYHGPIGREGAEALLERDGDFLVRDTASSPGDYVLSSYWRDEPLHYKIIRVVLRPKKGYSRELFQFEGDRFDNIPALVRFHVGGRHPVSQASGAVIYHPITRSLPIRVISERQAERTDSNRSSNRSSNSALDRVGVESQPDRSKRLSFNSSHMDTLHITNTLPRSGSQPANLENLGRRPSIQSAQSESNLRTGAPHSCQSEAVGPAPISPVFRTGSEPLISPSALRHTRPSHPGGGVTLRGSDGQLHPRAPPKPFRVSTFFPGTPPNRHRDDPYDELVIQVPESKKRGHVDRLRAEEKWQSRARLTETSFSFLEAQESEELPRLPIDGQVQEEEEDSHFQRPQVETVSCFRLDQFESLLLPDNNRPLDPTVLMALKELFTRSNAMTTALHILSVDCQVARIVGVTEDQKRMMGVGSGLELVTLSHGQQLRQDLLERHHLLALGVAIDILGCTGTVGQRATVLHKVILLAQALRDHAHNLYAFSAVMKALEMPQVVRLERTWRALRRNHTESAVMFEKTLKPFMNALNDGDGEEDSVVQGPLAVPHLVPLLRLMEGEEGEHTERGCQLLYNTLQAARNAALHAPQYQEHAHSLLTGDWEPIPELLECFRTEFALRLFWGQTGAAADKEKRYDKFDKILTVLSNKLEPSEEFSPEL; from the exons ATGGACTCTCTGAAGAAGGAGTTGGAGGAGGAACTGAAGCTATCTGCTGATGACCTGAGGAGTCACGCCTGGTACCATGGACCCATAggcagagag ggggCAGAGGCTCTGCTGGAGAGAGATGGTGACTTCCTGGTTCGTGACACAGCCTCCTCCCCCGGTGACTATGTCCTGAGTAGCTATTGGAGGGACGAGCCCTTGCACTACAAGATCATTAGGGTGGTCCTTCGGCCCaagaag GGTTACTCCCGTGAGCTGTTCCAGTTTGAAGGGGATCGTTTCGACAACATTCCCGCCCTGGTGCGTTTCCACGTGGGTGGACGTCATCCTGTCTCTCAGGCCTCTGGCGCCGTGATCTATCACCCAATCACACGCTCCCTGCCTATACGTGTCATCAGTGAGCGCCAGGCAGAGCGGACCG acagcaACAGATCCAGCAACAGATCCAGCAACAGCGCCCTCGACAGGGTGGGGGTGGAATCACAGCCAGATCGCAGCAAGAGACTCAGCTTCAACTCATCACACATGGACACGCTACACATCACTAACACACTGCCCAG gagTGGGAGTCAGCCAGCCAACCTGGAGAATCTGGGCAGAAGACCCTCGATCCAATCAGCACAGTCTGAAAGCAACCTACGCACag gtgcGCCTCATAGCTGTCAATCAGAGGCTGTAGGCCCCGCCCCCATTTCCCCAGTGTTCCGAACGGGTAGCGAACCCCTGATCAGCCCATCAGCCCTCAGACACACACgaccctcacacccag GTGGAGGTGTGACGCTGCGAGGTTCTGACGGACAGCTGCACCCCCGAGCCCCGCCCAAACCCTTCAGAGTGTCCACCTTCTTCCCCGGGACTCCTCCCAACCGTCACCGTGACGACCCCTATGACGAGCTGGTCATCCAGGTGCCTGAATCAAA aaAGCGTGGCCACGTGGACAGGCTGCGTGCAGAGGAGAAGTGGCAGAGCAGAGCCCGTCTCACTGAGACATCCTTCAGCTTCCTGGAGGCACAGGAAAGCGAGGAGTTGCCTCGGTTACCAATTGACGGACAGgttcaggaggaagaggaggattcaCACTTTCAGAGACCGCAG GTGGAGACGGTGTCGTGTTTCAGACTGGACCAGTTTGAGTCCCTCCTGCTACCAGATAACAACAGACCTCTAGACCCCACCGTTCTCATGGCGCTCAAAGAACTGTTCACACGCTCCAACGCCATGACAACCGCTCTGCACATTCTCAGTGTCGACTGCCAG gtggctcGTATCGTGGGTGTGACAGAGGACCAGAAGAGGATGatgggagttggctcaggtctggaGCTGGTCACCCTGTCTCACGGACAACAGCTCAGACAGGACCTGCtggagag gcaccACCTGCTAGCCCTGGGTGTTGCCATAGATATCCTGGGCTGTACAGGGACGGTAGGTCAGAGGGCCACGGTGCTGCATAAAGTCATCCTATTGGCCCAGGCCCTGAGAGACCACGCCCATAACCTCTACGCATTCTCAGCGGTCATGAAGGCTCTGGAGATGCCTCag gtagtccgTCTGGAGAGGACATGGAGAGCACTGAGGAGGAACCACACAGAGAGTGCTGTGATGTTTGAGAAGACCCTCAAACCCTTCATGAACGCTCTGAATGACGGAGATGgtgaggaag actctgTGGTGCAGGGTCCCCTGGCTGTGCCCCACCTGGTTCCCCTCCTGAggctgatggagggagaggagggagaacacacagagagaggctgTCAGTTATTATACAACACCCTGCAGGCAGCACGCAACGCAGCGCTACACGCCCCACAGTACCAGGAGCACGCACACAGCCTGCTCACAG GTGACTGGGAGCCAATCCCAGAGCTGCTGGAGTGTTTCAGGACAGAGTTTGCTCTAAGGCTGTTCTGGGGACAGACTGGAGCAGCGGCAGACAAGGAGAAACGCTACGACAAGTTTGACAAGATCCTCACCGTGCTCTCCAACAAACTGGAACCTAGCGAGGAGTTCTCCCCCGAACTCTGA